One genomic region from Cydia amplana chromosome Z, ilCydAmpl1.1, whole genome shotgun sequence encodes:
- the LOC134661681 gene encoding uncharacterized protein LOC134661681: protein MKIKEDYDIYELIEQENRDSFMAIREENRKKAKEQILQIQDENRRNYNKRRKPSTLYTVGDRVAIKRTQFGVGMKLKPKFLGPYEVVGCMGRDRYRVKKLDSAAEGPGSTTASCDNMKPWPGEE, encoded by the coding sequence atgaaaataaaggaAGACTACGATATCTACGAACTGATAGAGCAAGAGAATAGAGATAGTTTTATGGCTATTAGAGAAGAAAATAGGAAGAAGGCAAAGGAGCAAATTTTACAGATACAAGATGAAAATAGAAGGAACTACAACAAGCGAAGGAAGCCTAGTACACTGTATACTGTGGGCGATAGAGTCGCTATTAAGAGGACCCAGTTTGGTGTAGGCATGAAGCTCAAACCTAAGTTCCTAGGTCCATATGAAGTCGTTGGATGTATGGGACGTGATCGCTACAGGGTGAAGAAACTGGACAGCGCAGCTGAGGGTCCGGGGAGTACCACTGCTTCCTGCGACAACATGAAGCCATGGCCTGGTGAGGAGTAA